The Armatimonadota bacterium genome window below encodes:
- a CDS encoding cytidylate kinase-like family protein: MPKYIEELVSQQVSRSELARRRMQESGAQCHHPVITISRGMGSGARIIAGKLAHDLGWSLWDKELLDAMAQDASVSRRVVEEFDEHTMSEIELLTRAALGDGEAGGFIYVKHLAHAVLAIAKLGNAVILGRGANFLLPKALNIRIDASYDRRIANMMTYEDLTREQAEAKIRQSDKDREHFLIKAFGREKVESVHYDLTIFMDEFTNDDAVEIIKAAIKARCPKP, translated from the coding sequence ATGCCGAAATACATCGAAGAACTGGTAAGTCAGCAAGTCAGCAGATCAGAGCTTGCTCGCCGCAGAATGCAGGAGTCTGGCGCGCAATGCCATCATCCGGTAATCACAATCTCTCGGGGCATGGGCAGCGGAGCCAGAATAATAGCGGGCAAACTTGCGCATGATCTCGGCTGGAGCCTTTGGGACAAAGAACTGCTTGATGCAATGGCTCAAGACGCCTCAGTTTCGCGTAGGGTGGTCGAAGAGTTTGATGAGCACACCATGTCTGAGATCGAGCTTCTGACCCGCGCAGCTCTGGGCGATGGTGAGGCGGGCGGATTTATATACGTCAAGCACCTCGCTCATGCAGTGCTGGCAATCGCCAAACTTGGAAATGCCGTTATCCTTGGCCGGGGCGCGAATTTTTTGCTGCCGAAAGCGCTCAATATTCGAATCGACGCCTCATATGACCGCCGGATCGCGAACATGATGACCTATGAGGACCTTACCCGCGAGCAGGCCGAAGCTAAGATAAGGCAGTCCGACAAGGACCGCGAGCATTTTCTGATAAAAGCGTTCGGTAGAGAGAAAGTCGAATCTGTGCACTACGATCTAACGATATTTATGGACGAGTTCACAAACGATGATGCAGTGGAAATTATCAAGGCCGCAATCAAAGCCAGATGCCCAAAGCCTTAA
- a CDS encoding sugar ABC transporter permease, whose product MINPPKMIGLANYATIFADDDRFRQSLKVTIIYAICAVPLGVACSLALAMLLNLKVKGMQFFRSIFYIPAILPGAAVAMVWQMVLRPQSDGIFNAIIGSVAHLLHMSFVPIPWLTSPDWVLRSFVIMSLWSVGGGMIIYLAGLQSVPTQLYEAAEIDGAGSWQKFRNVTLPMISPTLFFNLIMGIIGSFQVFTSSFIMTGGGPANASLFYVLYLYLKAFKYLQMGYACALAWILFAVILALTLFVMSTSRRWVYYEAELKR is encoded by the coding sequence ATGATCAATCCGCCAAAGATGATCGGCCTGGCAAACTATGCCACCATATTTGCAGACGATGACCGGTTCCGGCAATCACTAAAGGTGACCATAATCTACGCGATCTGCGCTGTGCCCCTTGGCGTGGCATGTTCGCTGGCTTTGGCAATGCTGCTCAATCTCAAGGTCAAGGGGATGCAGTTTTTCAGATCGATATTCTACATTCCTGCTATTCTGCCTGGAGCGGCGGTCGCTATGGTCTGGCAGATGGTTCTGAGGCCGCAGTCCGACGGCATCTTTAACGCAATCATCGGCAGCGTCGCTCACCTGCTGCATATGTCTTTTGTCCCGATCCCATGGCTCACCAGCCCGGACTGGGTTCTCAGATCATTTGTAATAATGAGCCTTTGGAGCGTGGGTGGAGGTATGATCATCTACCTCGCCGGGCTGCAGAGTGTGCCTACTCAGCTTTATGAGGCTGCCGAGATCGACGGAGCAGGTAGTTGGCAAAAGTTTCGCAATGTGACACTGCCTATGATCTCACCCACTTTATTTTTTAACCTGATCATGGGAATAATCGGCAGTTTTCAGGTATTCACCAGTTCATTTATTATGACCGGAGGCGGCCCGGCTAACGCGTCGCTGTTTTATGTTTTATATCTCTACCTAAAGGCGTTCAAATATTTGCAAATGGGCTACGCTTGCGCGCTGGCATGGATATTATTTGCGGTAATATTGGCGCTGACTCTGTTTGTTATGAGCACCTCACGCAGGTGGGTTTATTATGAGGCGGAATTGAAAAGATGA
- a CDS encoding carbohydrate ABC transporter permease, whose amino-acid sequence MSKTARPGTANKKMWMSIAYAALILGSIVSLVPFLWMLGTSFKDPANVFLDPPQIWPKPWLWSNYSKAFSKMPFALYTFNTVRITAICMIGQMLSCSLVAFGFARMRFPGRNVLFVVLLATMMLPAQVTMIPVFKIFATLGWYDTILPLTVPSFFGSAFFIFLLRQYYMTVPHEMDEAARMDGANTWQVYFKVLLPQVKPALATVAIFSFMSHWNDFLGPLIYLSSPAKRTLALGLYAFQGQYSTDWNYLMAASAVVMLPLLILFFVGQKYFIQGVVISGVKG is encoded by the coding sequence ATGAGCAAGACTGCTAGGCCGGGCACGGCTAATAAAAAAATGTGGATGTCCATAGCTTACGCGGCCCTTATATTAGGCTCGATTGTCTCTCTCGTGCCATTCCTTTGGATGCTGGGAACATCGTTTAAGGACCCGGCCAACGTATTTTTGGACCCGCCGCAGATATGGCCGAAACCATGGCTTTGGAGCAATTACAGCAAAGCATTCTCAAAGATGCCGTTTGCTCTATATACATTTAATACAGTCAGGATAACGGCAATATGTATGATCGGCCAGATGCTCTCATGCTCACTGGTAGCGTTTGGTTTTGCGAGAATGCGATTTCCTGGGCGAAACGTGCTGTTTGTGGTGCTGCTGGCGACAATGATGCTGCCTGCGCAGGTCACTATGATACCTGTCTTTAAGATATTCGCCACACTCGGCTGGTATGACACGATCTTGCCGCTTACGGTGCCGTCCTTTTTCGGCTCGGCGTTCTTTATATTTCTGCTTAGGCAGTATTATATGACCGTGCCGCATGAGATGGACGAGGCTGCTCGTATGGACGGCGCAAACACATGGCAGGTATACTTCAAAGTGCTTCTGCCACAAGTGAAGCCGGCGCTTGCCACAGTGGCGATTTTCTCATTTATGAGTCACTGGAATGATTTTCTCGGGCCGCTTATTTATCTCTCCAGCCCCGCCAAGCGAACCCTTGCACTTGGTCTTTACGCTTTCCAGGGACAATATTCGACTGACTGGAACTATCTGATGGCTGCCTCGGCTGTAGTTATGCTGCCTCTATTGATACTCTTCTTTGTGGGGCAGAAATACTTTATTCAGGGTGTTGTTATATCAGGGGTAAAGGGCTAA
- a CDS encoding sugar ABC transporter substrate-binding protein, which produces MNSKLLARLVAALVLIALMSAVITGCEKKQPANVTTIRFSCWGNDVEEVNIRTLVAEFEKRHPNIKVDLEVMPWARVFDKLMISSAGGRPPDVTRVSSEWSAPLQAKGLLEPLEPYVKRDHYDLNDFYPKTIEGWGRYKGILYEIPTDIEVFCLYYNKDMFDKYHVPYPDASWDWKKYVEVSKKFCKDFNGDGQLDQWGTTTDYRWQNYVYANGGRILSPDRKTCILDQKAAYEGLQFMADLIHKYHVAPNAEEAANLGTSKLFTTGKIATYIAGPCTPALVFKKEIKTFKYDVAVLPKGPQVRVASVCGAAYGMLARSKHKNEAWELVKWMTGKEYQKAQALQSQIIPSRQSVAESGAYLYQKSEPKNKRAFIEMISYGQTIPRVSCGPEMDQIIQNELDLVRLGRKSARDACAKIKPTIDQLLRHSD; this is translated from the coding sequence ATGAACTCTAAACTACTTGCTCGTCTTGTGGCGGCGCTTGTTTTAATTGCGCTTATGAGCGCCGTCATCACCGGATGCGAAAAAAAGCAGCCCGCTAATGTCACGACTATTCGTTTTAGCTGCTGGGGGAACGATGTAGAGGAAGTAAACATCAGGACCCTGGTCGCCGAATTCGAAAAAAGACACCCCAACATCAAGGTCGATCTGGAGGTTATGCCCTGGGCGCGCGTGTTCGATAAGCTTATGATATCCAGCGCCGGGGGAAGGCCGCCGGACGTGACACGCGTCAGCTCCGAGTGGTCCGCGCCGCTGCAAGCAAAGGGGCTCCTGGAGCCGCTTGAGCCATACGTGAAGCGCGACCACTACGATTTGAACGACTTTTACCCGAAGACGATCGAAGGCTGGGGAAGATACAAGGGAATCTTATACGAAATCCCCACGGATATAGAAGTATTCTGCCTTTATTATAATAAGGATATGTTTGACAAGTATCATGTCCCTTATCCCGACGCGTCATGGGACTGGAAAAAATATGTTGAGGTCTCAAAGAAATTCTGCAAGGACTTCAACGGAGACGGCCAATTGGACCAGTGGGGCACCACGACCGATTATCGCTGGCAGAACTACGTATATGCCAACGGAGGAAGAATACTCAGCCCCGACCGCAAGACGTGTATTCTGGATCAGAAGGCGGCATACGAAGGTCTTCAGTTTATGGCCGACCTTATACATAAGTATCATGTAGCGCCCAATGCCGAGGAAGCCGCTAATCTCGGGACAAGCAAGCTTTTCACCACCGGGAAAATTGCTACGTATATTGCCGGGCCATGCACGCCTGCGCTCGTATTCAAGAAAGAGATCAAAACATTCAAATACGATGTTGCTGTGCTGCCGAAGGGTCCGCAGGTGAGAGTGGCATCCGTCTGCGGCGCGGCCTATGGAATGCTCGCCCGATCCAAGCACAAAAATGAAGCCTGGGAACTGGTTAAGTGGATGACCGGCAAAGAATATCAGAAAGCTCAAGCTCTGCAGTCGCAGATCATCCCGAGCAGGCAATCGGTAGCGGAATCGGGCGCATATTTGTATCAGAAGAGCGAACCCAAGAACAAAAGAGCATTTATCGAGATGATCAGTTATGGTCAAACCATACCAAGGGTGTCTTGCGGGCCGGAAATGGATCAAATTATCCAAAACGAGCTGGACCTTGTTCGACTCGGCAGAAAGTCGGCTAGAGATGCCTGCGCTAAGATAAAGCCAACAATAGACCAGTTGCTCAGGCACAGTGATTGA